A window from Gallus gallus isolate bGalGal1 chromosome 7, bGalGal1.mat.broiler.GRCg7b, whole genome shotgun sequence encodes these proteins:
- the WNT6 gene encoding protein Wnt-6 isoform X2: protein MDPNSICRKTKRLAGKQAELCQLEPEIVQEVAKGTKLGVRECQYQFRFRRWNCTSHSKYFGKILQQDIRETAFVYAITAAGVSHAITQACSMGELLQCGCELTRSRAPPSPTAGPGTEGTAWEWGGCGDDVQFGYEKSQQFMDAKSKKGKNDIRALIDLHNNEAGRLAVRSYMRTECKCHGLSGSCTLRTCWRKMPHFREVGDRLLERFNGAFKVMGGNDGKTLIPVGDNIKPPDKQDLIYSADSPDFCSANRKTGSLGTRGRVCNSTAMDTSGCDLLCCGRGHRDETVVLEENCLCRFHWCCVVQCRKCSVRQELSLCI from the exons ATGGACCCCAACAGCATCTGCCGCAAGACGAAGCGGCTGGCGGGGAAGCAGGCGGAGCTGTGCCAGCTGGAACCGGAGATCGTGCAGGAGGTGGCCAAGGGCACCAAGCTGGGCGTGCGGGAGTGCCAGTACCAATTCCGCTTCCGCCGCTGGAACTGCACCAGCCACAGCAAGTACTTCGGCAAGATCCTGCAGCAGG ATATCCGGGAGACGGCCTTCGTGTATGCCATCACGGCGGCCGGCGTCAGCCACGCCATCACACAGGCCTGCAGcatgggagagctgctgcagtgcggCTGTGAGCTGACACGGAGCCGGGCGCCCCCATCACCCACAGCCGGGCCGGGCACCGAGGGCACAGCCTGGGaatgggggggctgtggggacgACGTGCAGTTTGGCTATGAGAAGTCGCAGCAGTTCATGGATGCCAAGagcaagaaggggaaaaatgacATCCGTGCACTCATTGATCTGCACAACAACGAGGCTGGGCGCTTG GCAGTGCGCAGCTACATGAGGACAGAGTGCAAATGCCACGGGCTTTCGGGCTCCTGCACGCTGCGCACCTGCTGGCGCAAGATGCCCCATTTCCGCGAGGTGGGCGACCGCCTGCTGGAGCGCTTCAACGGAGCCTTCAAGGTGATGGGGGGCAACGATGGGAAGACCCTCATCCCGGTGGGCGACAACATCAAACCTCCCGACAAGCAGGATCTCATCTACTCGGCCGACTCGCCCGATTTCTGCTCTGCCAACCGCAAGACGGGCTCGCTGGGCACGCGGGGCCGCGTCTGCAACAGCACGGCCATGGACACGAGCGGCTGCGACCTGCTGTGCTGCGGGCGTGGGCACCGCGATGAGACCGTGGTGCTGGAGGAGAACTGCCTGTGCCGCTTCCACTGGTGCTGCGTGGTGCAGTGCCGCAAGTGCTCCGTCCGCCAGGAGCTCAGCCTCTGCATCTGA
- the CYP27A1 gene encoding sterol 26-hydroxylase, mitochondrial, translating to MAGPSGRARRLLLPLRLRPPPPIGPEPPCRTGSSAAAAAAGPARLKGPAELPGPGLLRTFVWLFLRGYLLHTHRLQLMSRRIYGPIWKSTFGHYQNINIGSPVVLEQLLRQEGKYPMRSDMALWKEHRDTRRLPYGPFTEEGERWYRLRQVLNKRLLKPSEAVLYADAIGEVVSDLMVRLRDERSRSPSGVLVGDVANLLYRFALEGISYILFETRIGCLKQQVPPETQHFIDSINLMFKNSIFATVLPRWSRKVLPFWDRYLDSWDTIFAFGKRLIDRKMKELEGHVEKGKEVSQGYLSYLLASGHLSLDEVYGSVAELLLAGVDTTSNTLCWALYHLSRDLGIQDTLYQELKAVVPPDRFPGAEDIPKMPMLRAVIKETLRVYPVVPTNARVFYEKDIVIGDYLFPKNTLFVLAHYAMSHDETYFPEPERFLPQRWLRGHGSPHHPFSSIPFGYGVRACVGRRIAELEMHLALARIIQAYEVRPDPRGVEVTSVSRIVLVADKPINLEFIARPGAP from the exons ATGGCGGGCCCGAGCGGCCGGGCTcggcggctgctgctgcccctacgcctccgcccgccgccgccgatCGGCCCGGAGCCGCCGTGCAGGACCGGCAgttcggcggcggcggcggcggcggggccggcgcgGCTGAAGGGACCGGCGGAGCtgccggggccggggctgctCAGGACTTTCGTCTGGCTCTTCCTGCGCGGCTACCTGCTGCACACGCACCGCCTCCAG CTGATGTCCCGACGCATCTATGGCCCCATCTGGAAGTCAACCTTTGGCCACTACCAGAACATCAACATCGGGAGCCCAgtggtgctggagcagctgctgcggCAGGAGGGCAAATACCCGATGCGGAGCGACATGGCCCTATGGAAGGAGCACCGGGACACGCGACGCTTGCCCTACGGCCCCTTCACTGA GGAAGGGGAGCGCTGGTACCGCCTGCGGCAGGTCCTCAACAAGCGGCTGCTGAAGCCCTCGGAGGCGGTGCTGTACGCGGATGCCATCGGGGAGGTGGTGTCTGACCTGATGGTGCGGCTGCGGGACGAGCGGAGCCGCAGCCCCTCGGGGGTGCTGGTGGGGGACGTGGCCAACCTGCTGTACCGCTTCGCCCTGGAAG GGATCTCCTATATCCTTTTCGAGACCCGCATTGGGTGCCTGAAGCAGCAGGTCCCCCCCGAGACCCAGCACTTCATCGACTCCATCAACCTCATGTTCAAGAACTCCATCTTCGCCACCGTCCTGCCCCGCTGGAGCCGCAAGGTGCTGCCCTTCTGGGACCGCTACCTGGACAGCTGGGACACCATCTTTGCCTTTG gcaaGAGGCTGATCGATCGGAAGATGAAGGAGCTGGAGGGGCACGTAGAGAAGGGCAAGGAGGTGTCTCAGGGCTACCTGAGCTACCTGCTGGCCAGCGGCCACCTCAGCCTGGACGAGGTGTATGGCAGCGTGGCCGAGCTGCTGCTGGCCGGCGTGGACACG ACCTCCAACACGCTGTGCTGGGCCCTCTACCACCTCTCCCGGGACTTGGGCATCCAGGACACTCTGTATCAGGAGCTGAAAGCCGTCGTGCCCCCAGACCGGTTTCCTGGTGCTGAGGATATCCCCAAGATGCCGATGCTGCGGGCTGTTATCAAGGAGACGCTGAG GGTGTACCCCGTGGTGCCCACCAACGCCAGGGTCTTCTATGAGAAGGACATCGTCATCGGAGACTACCTCTTCCCCAAGAAC ACCCTCTTTGTCCTGGCTCACTATGCCATGTCCCATGACGAGACCTACTTTCCTGAGCCGGAGCGCTTCCTGCCCCAGCGCTGGCTCCGAGGACACGGTTCCCCCCACCACCCTTTCAGCTCCATCCCTTTTGGCTATGGGGTCCGTGCCTGCGTTGGTCGCCGCATTGCTGAGCTGGAGATGCACCTGGCCCTCGCCAGG ATCATCCAAGCCTATGAGGTGCGGCCGGACCCCCGCGGTGTGGAGGTGACGTCTGTGTCTCGCATCGTCCTGGTGGCCGACAAGCCCATCAACCTGGAGTTCATCGCTCGCCCGGGGGCCCCCTGA
- the WNT6 gene encoding protein Wnt-6 isoform X1: MLPRSRTQLGLFFILLCPANIIGLWWAVGSPLVMDPNSICRKTKRLAGKQAELCQLEPEIVQEVAKGTKLGVRECQYQFRFRRWNCTSHSKYFGKILQQDIRETAFVYAITAAGVSHAITQACSMGELLQCGCELTRSRAPPSPTAGPGTEGTAWEWGGCGDDVQFGYEKSQQFMDAKSKKGKNDIRALIDLHNNEAGRLAVRSYMRTECKCHGLSGSCTLRTCWRKMPHFREVGDRLLERFNGAFKVMGGNDGKTLIPVGDNIKPPDKQDLIYSADSPDFCSANRKTGSLGTRGRVCNSTAMDTSGCDLLCCGRGHRDETVVLEENCLCRFHWCCVVQCRKCSVRQELSLCI, from the exons ATGTTGCCCCGCTCTCGGACCCAGCTGGGGCtcttcttcatcctcctctGCCCCGCCAACATCATCGGGCTCTGGTG ggcagtggggagcCCCCTGGTCATGGACCCCAACAGCATCTGCCGCAAGACGAAGCGGCTGGCGGGGAAGCAGGCGGAGCTGTGCCAGCTGGAACCGGAGATCGTGCAGGAGGTGGCCAAGGGCACCAAGCTGGGCGTGCGGGAGTGCCAGTACCAATTCCGCTTCCGCCGCTGGAACTGCACCAGCCACAGCAAGTACTTCGGCAAGATCCTGCAGCAGG ATATCCGGGAGACGGCCTTCGTGTATGCCATCACGGCGGCCGGCGTCAGCCACGCCATCACACAGGCCTGCAGcatgggagagctgctgcagtgcggCTGTGAGCTGACACGGAGCCGGGCGCCCCCATCACCCACAGCCGGGCCGGGCACCGAGGGCACAGCCTGGGaatgggggggctgtggggacgACGTGCAGTTTGGCTATGAGAAGTCGCAGCAGTTCATGGATGCCAAGagcaagaaggggaaaaatgacATCCGTGCACTCATTGATCTGCACAACAACGAGGCTGGGCGCTTG GCAGTGCGCAGCTACATGAGGACAGAGTGCAAATGCCACGGGCTTTCGGGCTCCTGCACGCTGCGCACCTGCTGGCGCAAGATGCCCCATTTCCGCGAGGTGGGCGACCGCCTGCTGGAGCGCTTCAACGGAGCCTTCAAGGTGATGGGGGGCAACGATGGGAAGACCCTCATCCCGGTGGGCGACAACATCAAACCTCCCGACAAGCAGGATCTCATCTACTCGGCCGACTCGCCCGATTTCTGCTCTGCCAACCGCAAGACGGGCTCGCTGGGCACGCGGGGCCGCGTCTGCAACAGCACGGCCATGGACACGAGCGGCTGCGACCTGCTGTGCTGCGGGCGTGGGCACCGCGATGAGACCGTGGTGCTGGAGGAGAACTGCCTGTGCCGCTTCCACTGGTGCTGCGTGGTGCAGTGCCGCAAGTGCTCCGTCCGCCAGGAGCTCAGCCTCTGCATCTGA